In one Rhinopithecus roxellana isolate Shanxi Qingling chromosome 1, ASM756505v1, whole genome shotgun sequence genomic region, the following are encoded:
- the EIF4A2 gene encoding eukaryotic initiation factor 4A-II isoform X1, with protein MSGGSADYNSREHGGPEGMDPDGVIESNWNEIVDNFDDMNLKESLLRGIYAYGFEKPSAIQQRAIIPCIKGYDVIAQAQSGTGKTATFAISILQQLEIEFKETQALVLAPTRELAQQIQKVILALGDYMGATCHACIGGTNVRNEMQKLQAEAPHIVVGTPGRVFDMLNRRYLSPKWIKMFVLDEADEMLSRGFKDQIYEIFQKLNTSIQVVLLSATMPTDVLEVTKKFMRDPIRILVKKEELTLEGIKQFYINVEREEWKLDTLCDLYETLTITQAVIFLNTRRKVDWLTEKMHARDFTVSALHGDMDQKERDVIMREFRSGSSRVLITTDLLARGIDVQQVSLVINYDLPTNRENYIHRIGRGGRFGRKGVAINFVTEEDKRILRDIETFYNTTVEEMPMNVADLI; from the exons ATGTCTGGTGGCTCCGCGGATTATAACAG cagagaacatggcggcccaGAGGGAATGGACCCCGATGGTGTCATCGAG aGCAACTGGAATGAGATTGTTGATAACTTTGATGATATGAATTTAAAGGAGTCTCTTCTTCGTGGCATCTATGCTTACGGTTTTGAGAAGCCTTCCGCTATTCAGCAGAGAGCTATTATTCCCTGTATTAAAG GGTATGATGTGATTGCTCAAGCTCAGTCAGGTACTGGCAAGACAGCCACATTTGCTATTTCCATCCTGCAACAGTTGGAGATTGAGTTCAAGGAGACCCAAGCACTAGTATTGGCCCCCACCAGAGAACTGGCTCAACAG ATCCAAAAGGTAATTCTGGCACTTGGAGACTATATGGGAGCAACTTGTCATGCCTGCATTGGTGGAACAAATGTTCGAAATGAAATGCAAAAACTGCAGGCCGAAGCACCACATATTGTTGTTGGTACACCTGGGAGAGTTTTTGATATGTTAAACAGAAGATATCTTT CTCCAAAATGGATCAAAATGTTTGTTTTGGATGAAGCAGACGAAATGTTGAGCCGTGGGTTTAAGGATCAAATCTATGAGATTTTCCAAAAACTAAACACAAGTATTCAG gttGTGTTGCTTTCTGCCACGATGCCAACTGATGTGTTGGAAGTGACCAAAAAATTCATGAGAGATCCAATTCGaattctggtgaaaaaggaagaattgaCCCTTGAAGGAATCAAACAGTTTTATATTAATGTTGAGAGAGAG GAATGGAAGTTGGATACACTTTGTGACTTGTACGAGACACTGACCATTACGCAAGCTGTTATTTTTCTCAATACAAGGCGCAAGGTGGACTGGCTGACTGAGAAAATGCATGCCAGAGACTTCACAGTTTCTGCTCTG CATGGTGACATGGACCAGAAGGAGAGAGATGTTATCATGAGGGAATTCCGGTCAGGATCAAGTCGTGTTCTGATCACTACTGACTTGTTG GCTCGCGGGATTGATGTGCAACAAGTGTCTTTGGTTATAAATTATGATCTACCTACCAATCGTGAAAACTATATTCACAG aATTGGCAGAGGGGGTCGATTTGGGAGGAAAGGTGTGGCTATAAACTTTGTTACTGAAGAAGACAAGAGGATTCTTCGTGACATTGAGACTTTCTACAATACTACAGTGGAGGAGATGCCCATGAATGTGGCTGACCTTATTTAA
- the EIF4A2 gene encoding eukaryotic initiation factor 4A-II isoform X2, whose amino-acid sequence MSGGSADYNREHGGPEGMDPDGVIESNWNEIVDNFDDMNLKESLLRGIYAYGFEKPSAIQQRAIIPCIKGYDVIAQAQSGTGKTATFAISILQQLEIEFKETQALVLAPTRELAQQIQKVILALGDYMGATCHACIGGTNVRNEMQKLQAEAPHIVVGTPGRVFDMLNRRYLSPKWIKMFVLDEADEMLSRGFKDQIYEIFQKLNTSIQVVLLSATMPTDVLEVTKKFMRDPIRILVKKEELTLEGIKQFYINVEREEWKLDTLCDLYETLTITQAVIFLNTRRKVDWLTEKMHARDFTVSALHGDMDQKERDVIMREFRSGSSRVLITTDLLARGIDVQQVSLVINYDLPTNRENYIHRIGRGGRFGRKGVAINFVTEEDKRILRDIETFYNTTVEEMPMNVADLI is encoded by the exons ATGTCTGGTGGCTCCGCGGATTATAACAG agaacatggcggcccaGAGGGAATGGACCCCGATGGTGTCATCGAG aGCAACTGGAATGAGATTGTTGATAACTTTGATGATATGAATTTAAAGGAGTCTCTTCTTCGTGGCATCTATGCTTACGGTTTTGAGAAGCCTTCCGCTATTCAGCAGAGAGCTATTATTCCCTGTATTAAAG GGTATGATGTGATTGCTCAAGCTCAGTCAGGTACTGGCAAGACAGCCACATTTGCTATTTCCATCCTGCAACAGTTGGAGATTGAGTTCAAGGAGACCCAAGCACTAGTATTGGCCCCCACCAGAGAACTGGCTCAACAG ATCCAAAAGGTAATTCTGGCACTTGGAGACTATATGGGAGCAACTTGTCATGCCTGCATTGGTGGAACAAATGTTCGAAATGAAATGCAAAAACTGCAGGCCGAAGCACCACATATTGTTGTTGGTACACCTGGGAGAGTTTTTGATATGTTAAACAGAAGATATCTTT CTCCAAAATGGATCAAAATGTTTGTTTTGGATGAAGCAGACGAAATGTTGAGCCGTGGGTTTAAGGATCAAATCTATGAGATTTTCCAAAAACTAAACACAAGTATTCAG gttGTGTTGCTTTCTGCCACGATGCCAACTGATGTGTTGGAAGTGACCAAAAAATTCATGAGAGATCCAATTCGaattctggtgaaaaaggaagaattgaCCCTTGAAGGAATCAAACAGTTTTATATTAATGTTGAGAGAGAG GAATGGAAGTTGGATACACTTTGTGACTTGTACGAGACACTGACCATTACGCAAGCTGTTATTTTTCTCAATACAAGGCGCAAGGTGGACTGGCTGACTGAGAAAATGCATGCCAGAGACTTCACAGTTTCTGCTCTG CATGGTGACATGGACCAGAAGGAGAGAGATGTTATCATGAGGGAATTCCGGTCAGGATCAAGTCGTGTTCTGATCACTACTGACTTGTTG GCTCGCGGGATTGATGTGCAACAAGTGTCTTTGGTTATAAATTATGATCTACCTACCAATCGTGAAAACTATATTCACAG aATTGGCAGAGGGGGTCGATTTGGGAGGAAAGGTGTGGCTATAAACTTTGTTACTGAAGAAGACAAGAGGATTCTTCGTGACATTGAGACTTTCTACAATACTACAGTGGAGGAGATGCCCATGAATGTGGCTGACCTTATTTAA